The Nesterenkonia xinjiangensis genome contains a region encoding:
- a CDS encoding VOC family protein, which produces MTLCLPFLMFQGRAQEAIDLYLETFSDAELIEIQLHPEGTEILDVGPPEEDEVEEDSHAEDGHAEDGDAEDGTPSEDDPAAHGEDTDGEDVAQDEETSPSTGTDLTTVEAEQEQAPPTRLVATAQVQVGGQMLMIQDSLVRHDFSFTPSVSVAVVVDSSTEFDDVVEKLSEGGTFLMEPGDYDFAKNFAWVQDRFGMCWQVNHPLTAPDENIAQAQAPDWG; this is translated from the coding sequence ATGACTCTCTGCCTTCCGTTCCTGATGTTCCAAGGTCGGGCCCAAGAGGCCATCGACCTGTACCTGGAGACGTTCTCGGACGCCGAGCTCATCGAGATCCAGCTCCACCCCGAGGGGACGGAGATCCTCGACGTCGGCCCGCCCGAGGAGGACGAGGTCGAAGAGGACAGCCACGCAGAGGACGGCCACGCGGAGGACGGCGACGCAGAGGACGGTACCCCCTCCGAGGATGACCCCGCAGCCCACGGCGAGGACACCGACGGTGAGGACGTCGCCCAGGACGAGGAGACCTCCCCATCCACGGGCACCGATCTGACCACGGTCGAGGCTGAGCAGGAGCAGGCACCTCCGACCCGCCTGGTGGCCACTGCGCAGGTGCAGGTCGGCGGCCAGATGCTGATGATCCAGGACAGCCTGGTCCGGCACGACTTCAGCTTCACCCCTTCCGTCTCCGTGGCAGTGGTGGTGGACAGCAGCACCGAGTTCGACGACGTCGTCGAGAAGCTGAGCGAGGGTGGCACCTTCCTCATGGAGCCCGGTGACTACGACTTCGCGAAGAACTTCGCCTGGGTGCAGGACCGCTTCGGCATGTGCTGGCAGGTCAACCACCCGTTGACCGCCCCTGACGAGAACATCGCCCAGGCCCAGGCTCCCGACTGGGGCTGA